From Aristaeella lactis, the proteins below share one genomic window:
- a CDS encoding DRTGG domain-containing protein yields the protein MMTIREVMEIVDGKVLVGGDRLDERVDTACGSDLMSDVLAFVKEKTVLITGLINPHVLRTSEMLDITCIVFSRGKLPSEEMMEMAEEIGITLISSPLTTYTACGELYIHGLPGTKRKSGVTKGE from the coding sequence ATACGGGAAGTCATGGAGATTGTGGACGGCAAGGTGCTGGTTGGTGGAGACAGGCTGGATGAACGGGTGGATACGGCCTGCGGATCGGACCTGATGAGTGACGTGCTGGCTTTTGTGAAAGAAAAGACAGTGCTGATCACAGGACTGATCAATCCGCATGTGCTCCGCACATCGGAGATGCTGGATATTACCTGCATTGTTTTCTCGCGGGGGAAACTGCCCAGTGAGGAAATGATGGAAATGGCAGAGGAAATCGGTATCACACTGATCTCCAGCCCGCTGACCACTTACACGGCATGCGGGGAACTGTATATCCATGGACTGCCGGGCACGAAGAGGAAGTCGGGCGTAACGAAAGGAGAGTAA
- the nuoE gene encoding NADH-quinone oxidoreductase subunit NuoE yields the protein MPDNKEKYAKLQEVIEKHKGERGAVMPCLQEAMNIFGYVPQDVQEMIADGLGTTLSEVYGVSTFYSQFSLKPKGKHVIGVCLGTACYVKGSQKIIEKLSEELKIQPGDTTDDGLFTLNATRCLGACGLAPVMMIGEEVYGRLTPDQVPGILDSYRA from the coding sequence ATGCCTGACAACAAGGAAAAGTACGCAAAGCTGCAGGAAGTGATCGAGAAGCACAAGGGTGAACGCGGCGCCGTGATGCCCTGCCTGCAGGAAGCCATGAACATTTTCGGCTATGTGCCGCAGGATGTTCAGGAAATGATCGCGGATGGACTGGGAACCACCCTGTCTGAAGTCTACGGCGTTTCCACTTTCTACTCCCAGTTCTCCCTGAAACCCAAGGGAAAACACGTGATCGGCGTGTGCCTGGGCACAGCCTGCTACGTTAAGGGAAGCCAGAAGATCATCGAAAAACTGTCTGAGGAGCTGAAGATCCAGCCCGGAGATACCACGGACGACGGACTGTTCACACTGAACGCTACCCGTTGCCTGGGCGCCTGCGGCCTTGCTCCTGTTATGATGATCGGAGAAGAGGTATATGGCCGTCTGACACCGGATCAGGTTCCCGGTATTCTTGATTCCTATCGTGCGTGA
- a CDS encoding ATP-binding protein, with protein MIPIVRDLSLHLLDLVQNSITAGASLVTIRLTLEENGMLTMVLADNGKGMSPELLSRVTSPFATTRTTRKVGLGIPMMKENAEKAGGTFQLESEEGKGTTLTCTMDTGNIDCLPLGDLSGTLLSLMLTNPLFPDFLFEGKSPKGEGTFDTREVRQALGSDIPFNEPSVAAWLKEALDEEINSIFGGVMI; from the coding sequence TTGATTCCTATCGTGCGTGACCTGAGTCTTCATCTGCTGGACCTGGTACAGAACAGCATCACTGCCGGCGCAAGCCTGGTTACCATTCGTCTGACTCTTGAAGAGAACGGAATGCTGACCATGGTGCTTGCCGATAACGGCAAAGGTATGAGCCCGGAGCTGCTTTCCAGGGTTACCAGCCCCTTTGCCACCACCCGGACAACCCGGAAGGTGGGATTGGGAATCCCTATGATGAAGGAAAATGCCGAAAAAGCCGGGGGCACTTTCCAGCTGGAAAGTGAGGAAGGGAAAGGGACAACCCTGACCTGCACCATGGATACCGGCAATATCGACTGCCTTCCGCTGGGAGACCTTTCCGGCACATTGCTGAGTCTGATGCTGACCAATCCGCTGTTTCCGGATTTCCTCTTTGAGGGCAAAAGCCCGAAAGGAGAGGGGACCTTTGATACGCGGGAAGTCAGACAGGCGCTGGGCAGCGATATCCCATTCAACGAGCCTTCCGTGGCCGCCTGGCTGAAGGAAGCGCTGGACGAGGAAATCAACTCAATCTTTGGAGGTGTAATGATATGA
- a CDS encoding (2Fe-2S) ferredoxin domain-containing protein: protein MKSLADLEAIRAKTLESINMRKDKDACRVVIGMATCGIAAGARPVMLAFMEEIQKRNLQHVTVSQTGCIGMCRYEPMLDVILPGQEKVTYIHVKPEMVPRIVAEHIVNGQPVEEYTIGAAKD, encoded by the coding sequence ATGAAATCTTTGGCAGATCTGGAAGCCATCCGCGCAAAGACACTTGAGAGCATCAACATGCGCAAGGATAAGGACGCCTGCCGCGTCGTGATCGGCATGGCCACCTGCGGTATCGCCGCCGGTGCCCGCCCTGTTATGCTGGCCTTTATGGAAGAAATCCAGAAGAGGAATCTGCAGCACGTGACCGTGAGCCAGACCGGCTGCATCGGTATGTGCCGCTATGAGCCCATGCTGGACGTGATCCTGCCCGGCCAGGAAAAAGTTACCTACATCCACGTGAAGCCCGAAATGGTACCGCGGATCGTAGCTGAGCACATTGTTAACGGTCAGCCTGTGGAAGAATACACCATCGGCGCCGCAAAAGACTAA
- a CDS encoding [Fe-Fe] hydrogenase large subunit C-terminal domain-containing protein, translated as MEQKRFHSVRLEGDKCRGCTNCLKRCPTEAIRVRGGRAHIIDERCIDCGECIRVCGYHAKVAVTDPLSSISGFKYKIALPAPSLYGQFQNLKSISQVLNGLKQMGFDDAFEVARGADVVSRAIRERLKNPDLPRPVISSACPAIVRLIQVRFPDLLDHIVDVRQPMEVAAMIAKREYARSHGVNENEIGCFFITPCPAKVTAIRRPIGHAKSSVDGAISVLEIYGLLSSQIRNAPVDISLETASDLGVGWARSGGECNAVSPENSMSVDGIENCIHVLEEIEDNRLKNLEFFEGAACTGGCVGGPLNFENNYVARSNVRRLASRDQNPELNVDNGMMTKYSLYDDMRILPNSAMKLDDDLMEAMRKMEKIDKIYKELPGFDCGSCGSPTCRTFAEDVVQGFATKMDCIHMMKEQLRVMAQQMVDLAKTTRE; from the coding sequence ATGGAACAGAAGCGGTTTCATTCGGTGAGACTGGAAGGCGACAAGTGCAGGGGATGCACCAACTGCCTGAAGCGCTGCCCGACGGAAGCGATCCGTGTCCGGGGCGGCCGGGCACATATCATTGACGAGCGCTGCATTGACTGCGGAGAGTGTATCAGGGTTTGCGGCTATCATGCAAAGGTGGCGGTAACGGATCCGCTGTCTTCCATCAGCGGCTTTAAGTATAAGATTGCTCTGCCGGCACCGAGCCTGTACGGCCAGTTCCAGAACCTGAAGAGCATCAGCCAGGTGCTGAACGGGCTGAAGCAGATGGGGTTTGATGACGCGTTTGAAGTGGCACGCGGGGCGGATGTGGTATCGCGCGCGATCAGGGAAAGGCTGAAGAATCCCGACCTGCCCAGGCCGGTGATCTCTTCGGCATGCCCTGCCATTGTACGCCTGATTCAGGTCCGCTTTCCGGACCTGCTGGACCATATTGTGGATGTGCGTCAGCCGATGGAAGTGGCAGCCATGATCGCAAAGCGTGAGTATGCCCGTTCCCATGGCGTGAATGAGAATGAGATCGGCTGCTTCTTTATCACTCCCTGTCCCGCCAAGGTAACGGCGATCCGCCGGCCTATCGGCCACGCAAAGAGCTCTGTGGACGGCGCAATCTCTGTGCTTGAAATCTACGGCCTGCTATCCAGCCAGATCCGGAACGCACCGGTTGATATCAGCCTGGAAACTGCCTCCGACCTGGGAGTTGGCTGGGCCAGGAGCGGCGGCGAGTGTAATGCTGTGAGTCCGGAAAACTCCATGTCTGTGGACGGAATCGAAAACTGTATCCATGTGCTGGAGGAAATTGAGGACAACAGGCTGAAGAACCTGGAGTTCTTTGAAGGCGCGGCCTGCACCGGAGGCTGTGTCGGCGGACCGCTGAACTTTGAAAACAACTATGTGGCCCGGTCCAATGTACGGCGACTTGCCAGCAGGGATCAGAATCCGGAACTGAATGTGGATAACGGCATGATGACGAAGTATTCCCTGTATGACGACATGCGCATCCTGCCCAATTCCGCCATGAAGCTGGACGATGATCTGATGGAAGCCATGCGGAAGATGGAGAAGATCGACAAGATCTACAAGGAACTGCCTGGCTTTGACTGCGGCAGCTGCGGGAGCCCGACGTGCAGGACTTTCGCGGAAGACGTGGTGCAGGGATTCGCAACGAAGATGGACTGCATTCATATGATGAAGGAACAACTGAGGGTCATGGCGCAGCAGATGGTCGATCTGGCGAAAACTACGCGCGAATAA
- the nuoF gene encoding NADH-quinone oxidoreductase subunit NuoF, with product MELYRSHVLVCGGTGCSSSGSAKLIERFEEQLKEKGLDKEVKVVRTGCFGLCEAGPVVIVYPEGTFYSRVKVEDVDEIVSEHLLKGRKVQHLVYVDHKTHESSVQKSLSEIGFYKQQERVALRNCGVIDPENIDEYIAFDGYKALAKALTEMTPEQVCQEVLDSGLRGRGGAGFPTGKKWQFARASQAEHKYFVCNADEGDPGAFMDRSLLEGDPHAILEAMAIGGYAIGADEGWIYVRAEYPIAVKRLEKAIEQAHEYGLLGNNIFGTDFNFDIHIRLGAGAFVCGEETALMASIEGKRGEPRPKPPFPAIKGLFESPTNINNVETLGNIPQIILKGADWFKSIGIPTSTGTKVFALGGKINNTGLVEVPMGIPLRTIIEDIGGGCPNGKKFKAVQTGGPSGGCIPASLLDISVDYDSLTKIGAMMGSGGMIVMDEDNCMVDIARFFLDFTVDESCGKCTPCRVGTRRMLEILERITQGKGEEGDIEKLQTLAENIKSSALCGLGQTAPNPVLSTIKYFRDEYEAHIKEKRCPAHHCQALLNYKITDACRGCTACARKCPVNAITGNVKEQHVIDQNKCIKCGSCMATCKFGAIIKE from the coding sequence ATGGAGCTTTATCGTTCTCATGTGCTGGTCTGCGGCGGTACCGGCTGTTCTTCTTCCGGTTCCGCGAAGCTGATTGAACGCTTCGAGGAGCAGCTGAAGGAAAAGGGCCTTGACAAGGAAGTCAAGGTGGTCCGCACGGGCTGCTTCGGACTGTGCGAAGCGGGTCCCGTTGTTATTGTTTATCCCGAAGGAACCTTCTACAGCCGCGTCAAGGTTGAAGACGTGGATGAGATCGTTTCCGAGCATCTGCTGAAGGGCCGCAAGGTTCAGCACCTGGTCTACGTGGATCACAAGACCCACGAGAGCAGCGTTCAGAAGAGCCTGAGCGAGATCGGCTTCTACAAGCAGCAGGAGCGCGTCGCGCTGCGGAACTGCGGTGTGATCGATCCTGAAAATATCGATGAATATATCGCCTTCGACGGCTACAAGGCCCTGGCCAAGGCGCTGACTGAAATGACCCCCGAACAGGTCTGCCAGGAAGTGCTGGATTCCGGTCTGCGCGGCCGCGGCGGCGCTGGTTTCCCGACCGGTAAGAAGTGGCAGTTTGCCCGTGCCAGCCAGGCGGAGCATAAGTACTTCGTCTGTAACGCTGACGAGGGCGACCCCGGCGCGTTCATGGACCGTTCCCTGCTGGAAGGCGATCCCCACGCGATCCTGGAAGCCATGGCTATCGGCGGCTATGCCATCGGTGCTGACGAAGGCTGGATCTACGTCCGTGCTGAGTACCCCATCGCTGTAAAGCGTCTGGAGAAGGCCATCGAACAGGCTCATGAATACGGCCTGCTAGGCAACAACATCTTCGGCACTGACTTCAACTTTGACATCCACATCCGCCTGGGCGCCGGCGCGTTCGTGTGCGGCGAGGAAACCGCCCTGATGGCCTCCATTGAAGGCAAGCGCGGCGAGCCCCGTCCGAAGCCCCCGTTCCCGGCGATCAAGGGTCTGTTTGAAAGCCCCACCAACATCAACAACGTTGAAACCCTGGGCAACATCCCGCAGATCATCCTGAAGGGTGCTGACTGGTTCAAGTCCATCGGTATTCCCACCTCCACCGGTACCAAGGTCTTCGCCCTGGGCGGTAAGATCAACAACACCGGCCTGGTGGAAGTCCCCATGGGTATCCCGCTGCGCACCATCATCGAAGACATCGGCGGCGGCTGCCCGAACGGCAAGAAGTTCAAGGCTGTTCAGACCGGCGGTCCTTCCGGCGGATGTATCCCTGCGAGCCTGCTGGACATCTCCGTGGACTATGACTCCCTGACCAAGATCGGCGCCATGATGGGTTCCGGCGGTATGATCGTCATGGACGAAGACAACTGTATGGTGGACATCGCTCGCTTCTTCCTCGACTTCACGGTTGATGAAAGCTGCGGTAAGTGCACACCCTGCCGCGTCGGTACCCGCCGCATGCTGGAGATCCTGGAGCGGATCACCCAGGGCAAGGGCGAGGAAGGCGACATCGAAAAGCTGCAGACCCTGGCTGAGAACATCAAGTCCAGCGCTCTGTGTGGTCTGGGCCAGACGGCTCCGAACCCCGTGCTTTCCACGATCAAGTACTTCCGCGATGAGTATGAAGCACACATCAAGGAAAAGCGCTGCCCGGCACATCACTGCCAGGCCCTGCTGAACTACAAGATCACCGACGCCTGCCGCGGCTGCACCGCCTGCGCCCGCAAGTGCCCGGTGAACGCGATCACCGGCAATGTCAAGGAACAGCACGTGATCGACCAGAACAAGTGCATCAAGTGCGGAAGCTGCATGGCGACATGTAAGTTCGGCGCTATCATCAAGGAATAA
- a CDS encoding ATP-binding protein produces the protein MAYILEKSFPVEAGAYTTAGEASTTIKRTLKQLGVSAEVLRHVSVACYEVELNLVIHSLGGTLTLLVDPEKVTLISKDVGPGIPDIEMAMKEGFSTASAEARTLGFGAGMGLPNMKRNATEFDIQSEMGVGTTITMSFSLAL, from the coding sequence GTGGCATACATCCTTGAGAAAAGCTTTCCCGTGGAAGCCGGGGCATATACAACGGCCGGAGAAGCTTCCACAACCATTAAAAGAACGCTGAAGCAGCTGGGTGTCAGCGCGGAAGTGCTGCGGCATGTTTCTGTCGCCTGCTACGAGGTGGAGCTGAACCTGGTGATCCATTCACTGGGCGGCACACTGACCCTGCTGGTGGACCCGGAGAAGGTTACGCTGATCTCCAAGGATGTGGGACCGGGAATCCCTGATATTGAAATGGCCATGAAGGAAGGGTTTTCCACGGCCAGTGCGGAGGCACGTACACTGGGCTTCGGCGCCGGCATGGGCCTTCCGAACATGAAACGGAACGCAACGGAGTTTGACATACAGAGCGAAATGGGTGTGGGAACGACGATCACGATGTCATTTTCATTGGCATTATGA
- a CDS encoding four helix bundle protein, which produces MKENNPIVDKSKAFAIRIIRMCQHIETEKREIVLSRQVLRSGTSIGANVREATRAHSKADFIAKMQIALKEAGETEYWIELLQETGYITEKVGESMLADCRELLKMMSAIIRTAKE; this is translated from the coding sequence ATGAAGGAAAACAATCCTATTGTTGATAAGAGCAAGGCTTTTGCAATTCGCATTATCCGTATGTGCCAGCATATTGAGACAGAAAAAAGGGAAATCGTTCTGTCCAGGCAGGTGCTCAGAAGCGGAACAAGCATCGGAGCAAATGTCAGAGAGGCGACGCGCGCTCACAGTAAAGCGGATTTTATCGCGAAGATGCAGATTGCCCTGAAGGAAGCGGGCGAAACAGAATACTGGATCGAACTGCTTCAGGAAACGGGATATATTACGGAAAAAGTGGGAGAAAGTATGCTTGCTGACTGCAGGGAACTGCTAAAGATGATGTCAGCTATCATCAGAACAGCTAAAGAGTAA
- a CDS encoding PHP domain-containing protein, protein MWVDLHIHSCLSPCADDDMTPANICGMAHIKGLDAIAVTDHNTARNLPFVKEAADYYGLILLPGMEITTKEEVHLLGYFRDVDTAVEVGEIFSSHLPAMKNKPDYFGNQLVMNTDDEVVDVEERLLIGATDLDLAECTKIIRDHGGAAVPAHINRGHGLLVNLGLFPEEPVFPVVEVRPELPVNEKLIVGKRRLWSSDAHHLGDILEAVSELDTDRFSLGGLFEFIEGRNQANA, encoded by the coding sequence ATGTGGGTGGATCTTCATATTCACTCCTGTCTCAGTCCATGTGCGGATGACGATATGACGCCGGCCAATATTTGCGGCATGGCGCACATCAAGGGACTGGACGCGATTGCGGTGACAGACCATAATACCGCCAGGAACCTGCCATTTGTGAAAGAGGCAGCGGATTATTACGGCCTGATCCTGCTGCCGGGAATGGAGATTACCACCAAAGAGGAAGTTCACCTGCTGGGTTATTTCCGGGACGTTGATACGGCAGTGGAGGTCGGGGAGATTTTCTCCAGCCACCTGCCGGCGATGAAAAACAAGCCGGATTATTTCGGAAACCAGCTGGTTATGAATACGGACGATGAAGTGGTTGATGTGGAGGAACGGCTCCTGATCGGTGCGACGGACCTGGACCTGGCAGAGTGTACGAAAATCATCCGGGACCACGGCGGCGCGGCGGTGCCGGCCCATATCAACCGGGGTCACGGACTGCTGGTGAACCTGGGTCTTTTTCCGGAAGAACCGGTTTTTCCGGTGGTTGAGGTACGGCCGGAACTGCCTGTGAACGAAAAACTGATCGTGGGGAAGAGAAGACTGTGGTCATCGGACGCCCATCATCTGGGGGATATCCTCGAAGCAGTAAGCGAGCTTGATACTGACCGGTTTTCACTTGGCGGGTTGTTTGAATTCATCGAAGGACGAAATCAGGCAAATGCATAA